TGGGGATATTCTTTACCTGCTTTTACAGTCGTGTGGCCTCCCGTTTATCATTGAATGCAATTAATTTCAGTATAGCAAGCTACTATTCATTTGAGGATATACATTTGCATTTCTCTAATGAAACatcgttctctctcgctcctcaGCTGCTGAACAAGTTTGGTCTGGACCAGGTGTACGAGGGCCAGGTGGAGGTGACTGGAGATGAGTTCAACGTGGAGAGTATAGACGGCCAGCCGGGGGCCTTCACGTGTTTTCTAGACGCCGGGCTCGCCAGGACGTCGACGGGCAACAAAGTGTTCGGAGCACTAAAGGGCGCCGTCGACGGTGGCCTCTCAATTCCTCACAGGTTAGTTGAGTGCAGGTCGAAGCTGAATATGGATCCCCCTTTTTTGCCCATTTAGGACTTGAAATGTTCTATATGACCAACACAGAGGGGTAAAGTATTATAGTTCTCTCATAAACCTGTAGTGAAGGCTGAACACCTCACTGCGGATCCTGTCGGGAGATACAAAATGTGTCCACGTCTCTTCTCTTGCACTTCATCAGGAAAATGTTTGCCCAAAACTAGACTATCAATTCTGCAATAAGACTTTGTCATTTTAAAATGTGATTATGGAAAACGTTTTTTTTATGACTATTCAAAGGCGCTGTACACTAAATCGACCAAAGTAATCGGTGTGGTACCTCTCGCCCCTCAGCACAAAACGTTTCCCAGGCTATGACATGGAGAGCAAAGAGTTCAACGCAGAGATGCATCGCAAACACATCATGGGCATGAACGTGTCAGACTACATGAGCTACCtgatggaggaggatgaagacACCTACAAGAAACAGTTCTCCCGCTTCATAAAGAATGGAGTCACGCCAGACACAGTAAGGCCGTTTTACACAGCCCACTGAATCAGACTTTAGTGATGGAAAAGCCTGTACTCCAGATCCTGTAATGGAAGAGTATCAGTTGGTTTGGCAACTCCTATTTAAATTTGCTGCTTCTTGATGATGATTCCAAGATCTCTGAGCAAATTGTAGTTGGTCCTTCGTTTGCGACGGCTGATTTTTTTTGTTCTTTCAAGACGGGGCTGAGAGAAGCGAGATGAATGACCAGATAATGCTGAAGGGCTGTTTGTTGGTTTTCTGTGGACCCTGGTCCTGAACTGTTTACCTTACCTCCGCCTGAACAATGTGTTCTTTCAGGTAGAGCAGATGTACAAGAAAGCACACGCCGCCATTAGAGAGAACCCAGTCCACGAAAAGAAACCCAAAAAAGACGTCAAGAAGAAGAGGTGGGTTTGGTACAGTTGCTGGCTTTACACTTGGGAACATTTGCATATTGGGGTAGTGCTTCTTTATGATGATACGAAGTATGCTGAGCAAAATGTAGTTGGTCCTTCATTTGCAACAGCTGATGTCCATTGTCCTTTCAAGACGGGGCTGAGAGAAGCGACTGTATATTGTAGTTCCACTGGTAGCGTCAACATTGAGCTATCGGCCTTTAATCTCATTCGCTGTGCTGATGGTTAATGGgggtattgttttttttgttgcaggtGGAACCGCGCCAAACTGTCGTTGGCACAGAGAAAGGACCGCGTTGCCCAGAAAAAGGCCAGCTTTCTACGAGCACAGGAAGCAGAGGCGGCGGATGGTTAGACGGACCACTGGCTTAATAAATGTATTGCAAATGACTTTGTTTCACCGTCACTTTGCTCCCTGCGGAAGCACCGTCCTGGCAGTTTGCGAGAATGGCTTCCTGTATACTGCAGTTTTTATATTTGAGGGAAATTCTGGTGTGATTGAATGAGTTGATTTAGCAGGTTCTCCCACACATTCTGTTTTTAACATCCTTTACGAACCTTTTAGTCTGTGCATATTTCTTTTCATACTCACTGCACAGACAGTCAGGATAATCCACTTTCAACTCGACTGAGACCACAATGGTGAGTGGTATGTGGTTTTTATTGTGCAAAATCATGCTGGTTCAAACTTCAAGGTAAACATACATCTACATTGCAATTCATCCCTCAAAACTGAAGGTCACAGCTGCATTTAACTCCTTCAGAATCCACATCGGACTGGGTTTCCATTTTAAAAGATGTACAGTGCGACCTTGTTTTAAGTTTGAAAGAACGTAGAAACAGCAAGTCAAATGTAGTTCATGTACACTACCTCCTTAAGTGGAAGATAAGTCTGGTGTTTTCAGCATGATCTCTAGCTTGTACAGAATATGGCACTAGTATGCTACATAGTGGAAAACAACAAATGTTTGAGAAATGTACATGGTATGCAAACTGGCATTTATCAGAGGGTGTAGAAGAGACATTATTAGTCCAGTTTTGATGCAGCACTGCTATATGCCAATACAAATCAAGTGAGGAAGGGTGGTGAAACATCCAGCAAAGTGGATGACTCCATGGGATGCGTCCCAGTATCTTACCTCCTGAAGTATACACTCATTCCACTACTTCCCATGAATCAGTCAAGGTATGGACTAACTGGTAATACTGGTCATTTCAAATCATGGCAGGAAAGATTATTGGGACAAAGCCATAGGCTTATATACACTTTCCTCAGATATATTGGTCACATTGTCTTCATGTAATGTGCAAGTGTAGTTCATACTATCGCTTCAAAATGTTTCATAAACAGCAAATATCTACAGTTTCCCAGCATCCTGAATATGAATTGTGGTAGTCCATTCTTCCAACGACTCATGCCTAGATTACATCGGATCAAGCTTTAACCGACACCCGCATGCATAGCTAATGTTTTGATGGTGTCTGAGGTGGAGCTGTCAAATTGGTGAGCGGCTGCTTTCAATTGTCATgaagttcagaacgagaaagtgtaggctatatagaaaatCATTCATCCGTCTAATCGAGGTGTAGACTACATCTGAAAGTGTTTGAAGTTGTACGTTGTAATTTATCTCCAGCACCACAACATCAAAATGTGAAAATGGCACATTTGTTACTTAATTTAAAAAAGGTAGGCAATGTCTACTTATAATTGGTTAAAATTGCACAAAGCACACTGATGTCACTGGAAACAATTTTCTTCCTCTGTTTTACTACAAAACAAAGTTGTGAAAAAAGCTTTCTAAAAGGTAGTTCCACCGCAATTTCCTTTCAAATAGGTATGCCaggagccgcttgtggatttgacagctctaatgcagtTACACCGCCAAAACAACTGCTATGCAGCATAAAAACAGGTGGTAGATAAAACAATATAGTACATCTTGAATGAACAATCCACCAAAGTGGTTGAGTTTTTAGAAATAATTTCCCCAAAGGCTCCTCTAACCAAGCCACTGTGCCAGTAGCAGACTTGTCAATTACGTCTTAATTCTTTGAGCATCATGAGTCTTTAGTATGAGAGATCTGTCTCCACAGCAGAGCTTTGAGGTTGTTCAGGATGAGCGAGTGTTCCATGTCCATCTGGCCCGCTGAGCCCCTGAGGGCCATGCAGGCATACAGCTGCCTCTCTAGCTCCTCCCTCAGCTCTGACGGTGTTCCCCTCAGGAGGTAGTCCCTCAGAGCCCTGCATGCCTTGGCCAGGTTGGGCTGGGTCACCTCCTCCCTGCATCGTTTCTGAACCACGTCGCACGACGTCCGGCAGTCCACCCCAAACAAGCAGTCGTCGTCCTTCTCGCAGTGCAGCGCGCGCATGGTTCGCCTGAACGCGTCCTCAGAGACGATGGCCCGCGGGTCGGTGAGGCGGAGGTCGTGGCGGTCCGTGTAGCCGAAGTGGCCGGCGCTCAGGTCGCACATGAGGAAGCTGCCGTAGTTGCCATGGAAGATATCCTCCACCAGCTCTAGGAGACCCATGGAGATCTTGGCTTTGCGGGGCCACGAGGGGGTGAACCACTGGTCCATGCTGCGTCGGGCCCCACTGGGGACCCAGGCCTCCAGGGGCCAGGGGAGGCTGACACCGTAAAGGGGGCCATAGGGTACCCTCTCTGTCACGTACAGGTCTCCACAGAAGCCCATCAGACGAGGGGTGTGGCCCCGTTCCTGGAGGAGCAGGCCCAGCAGCACCTCGTCCAATTGGAGAAGAGCCCAGGCCGAACGGGCCTCTGGGAGCGAGACGTGGCCGTCCTTGTTGCCGTCGGCGACGCTGAGTATTTGGGTCACCAGGCTGGCCAGATTAGCTTGCTCGCCCAGTTTTGactggagatgggagagaaagtgggaggaaggacagaggttTAGCTGGTATCCTCTATAAACTATGCAGATTTCTGGTAAAAATGTTGGTGCAATAAATAACCAAAGCATCAAAGGACTTCGATGGAGACAAAAACTCATGTCAAAACGGTATGCTGATTATTTGCGACAGCATCTGCTGAAGTCAAAAGCGGCAATAGTTCCAAGACCTTGAGGTGATTGAAGACCATCTCGCGGAACTTCTCCACAGACGTTCCGCGGGTGGGTTTGTCGAAGACTGCAGCCTCTCTCCGGGGCTCCGGCTCCTCTCCCAGCTCATAGTGCAGCACCTCCCCCACCTGGCAGCGGATCACCCCGTCCACGTCACCCCAGCCACCTGTGTACACCTGAGAGCCCCAGGCAagagggacaaccagagagtGGCATTACATTATTTATACATCTACAGTCGATAAGAAGAACTGATGGTACTGGATTATTATCCCGAACTGACGGTGCATGGAAATACTGTAGTGAACTTCTACTGAAGACACCACGCCCTTCAATAAAACCATTGGCCACATACAGAAACTTGCTGAAGCGCCTTCTTGAGTCAACATTAGGGCTGTAGGTCCGGGTCCTAGGAGGATGCACTGATCTAAAGTTGGTTTTTACTGATCCTGGACCTGTACTTGGTACAGACCAAGACAACAGCTCAGAGGTAGGGTGCACGGTCTGTTACCACACCTGGTTGTTGGGGCTGGTGGAGAGGCACCTGCCCAGGTAGAGGGTGTCTTTGTCACAAAGGCTGCTGCAGGCCGAGCCGTCAATGATGCCTCTCCTGTATTTGTCGCACTGGGGGAGCAGTGGACATGGGTCagtgttagtctctctctccattgccttTACTCTACAACAGTACACCAGATTTTACAAAGTGAGATCTATAGAGGGCGGACCACTTGTGACGATGGGTGAGATGCTATGAGATTGCTGCCCCCACACAGTGTTGTCATACCAATCTGTCTCCACTGCCTGTTCAAAACACTCCTCCTGTCTATCAATAAATACAGCAAAATATGTAAAAGACAACAAAAACGAAGTGGATCATGGATATGACCGATGTGTCCGTACTCACTATGGCGTTCTTGCACTCATGTCCTCTGCACAGCTCGGTGTAGTTGGAATACTGGACATAGATCACCCAGCCCCCGACAAACACCGTCAGCCAGGTGAGGAACAGGTATTTCACCCGCACAAAGGAGATGCGAGCCTACAGGGGTCAAACAGAGCAAACCGGGTTAGTTGGTTACTTTATTCTTCGCCTTCCCTTTAAAAATGCATAAGCATGCACCAATGCATCAATGAGTAGAGCATTAAGTGCACAATGTTTAACCACCATGTTCAATCTACCACATCGTGTTGTAAAATAGTGTGCCGAGTCCCCCCCGCCCTACACAGTAAAGCATCACTCCATCTAATTCTAAAGTGCAGTTGTCAGTAAGCGTTCGATTTTCACTGTATCTGAAA
This DNA window, taken from Oncorhynchus tshawytscha isolate Ot180627B linkage group LG10, Otsh_v2.0, whole genome shotgun sequence, encodes the following:
- the rpl5a gene encoding 60S ribosomal protein L5a isoform X1 — protein: MGFVKVVKSKAYFKRYQVKFRRRREGKTDYFARKRLVIQDKNKYNTPKYRMIVRFSNRDICCQIAYAKIEGDQIVSAAYSHELPKYGITVGLTNYAAAYCTGLLLARRLLNKFGLDQVYEGQVEVTGDEFNVESIDGQPGAFTCFLDAGLARTSTGNKVFGALKGAVDGGLSIPHSTKRFPGYDMESKEFNAEMHRKHIMGMNVSDYMSYLMEEDEDTYKKQFSRFIKNGVTPDTVEQMYKKAHAAIRENPVHEKKPKKDVKKKRWNRAKLSLAQRKDRVAQKKASFLRAQEAEAADG
- the dipk1aa gene encoding divergent protein kinase domain 1A, with amino-acid sequence MARGLFPRAWIKKSFFFQARISFVRVKYLFLTWLTVFVGGWVIYVQYSNYTELCRGHECKNAICDKYRRGIIDGSACSSLCDKDTLYLGRCLSTSPNNQVYTGGWGDVDGVIRCQVGEVLHYELGEEPEPRREAAVFDKPTRGTSVEKFREMVFNHLKSKLGEQANLASLVTQILSVADGNKDGHVSLPEARSAWALLQLDEVLLGLLLQERGHTPRLMGFCGDLYVTERVPYGPLYGVSLPWPLEAWVPSGARRSMDQWFTPSWPRKAKISMGLLELVEDIFHGNYGSFLMCDLSAGHFGYTDRHDLRLTDPRAIVSEDAFRRTMRALHCEKDDDCLFGVDCRTSCDVVQKRCREEVTQPNLAKACRALRDYLLRGTPSELREELERQLYACMALRGSAGQMDMEHSLILNNLKALLWRQISHTKDS
- the rpl5a gene encoding 60S ribosomal protein L5a isoform X2; translated protein: MIVRFSNRDICCQIAYAKIEGDQIVSAAYSHELPKYGITVGLTNYAAAYCTGLLLARRLLNKFGLDQVYEGQVEVTGDEFNVESIDGQPGAFTCFLDAGLARTSTGNKVFGALKGAVDGGLSIPHSTKRFPGYDMESKEFNAEMHRKHIMGMNVSDYMSYLMEEDEDTYKKQFSRFIKNGVTPDTVEQMYKKAHAAIRENPVHEKKPKKDVKKKRWNRAKLSLAQRKDRVAQKKASFLRAQEAEAADG